One Loxodonta africana isolate mLoxAfr1 chromosome 6, mLoxAfr1.hap2, whole genome shotgun sequence DNA window includes the following coding sequences:
- the SEPTIN2 gene encoding septin-2 isoform X3, translating into MSKQPAQFINPETPGYVGFANLPNQVHRKSVKKGFEFTLMVVGESGLGKSTLINSLFLTDLYPERVIPGAAEKIERTVQIEASTVEIEERGVKLRLTVVDTPGYGDAINCRDCFKTIISYIDEQFERYLHDESGLNRRHIIDNRVHCCFYFISPFGHGLKPLDVAFMKAIHNKVNIVPVIAKADTLTLKERERLKKRILDEIEEHSIKIYHLPDAESDEDEDFKEQTRLLKASIPFSVVGSNQLIEAKGKKVRGRLYPWGVVEVENPEHNDFLKLRTMLITHMQDLQEVTQDLHYENFRSERLKRGGRKVENEDMNKDQILLEKEAELRRMQEMIARMQAQMQMQMQAGDGDGGVHGHHV; encoded by the exons ATGTCTAAG CAGCCAGCTCAGTTCATAAATCCAGAAACACCTGGCTATGTTGGATTTGCCAATCTTCCTAATCAAGTTCACcgaaagtcagtgaaaaaaggtTTCGAGTTCACACTAATGGTTGTTG GTGAATCTGGACTGGGAAAGTCGACACTCATAAACAGCCTGTTCCTGACCGACCTCTACCCAGAAAGAGTCATACCTGGAGCTGCAG AAAAAATTGAGAGAACTGTCCAAATCGAGGCCTCCACCGTGGAGATTGAAGAGCGAGGGGTCAAGCTGCGACTCACAGTAGTGGACACGCCCGGCTACGGCGACGCCATCAACTGCCGAGACTG TTTTAAGACCATCATCTCCTACATCGACGAGCAGTTTGAACGGTACCTGCACGATGAGAGCGGCTTGAACAGACGGCATATCATCGACAACAGGGTTCACTGCTGCTTCTACTTCATCTCCCCTTTCGGACACGG ACTGAAGCCCTTGGATGTTGCATTCATGAAGGCGATTCACAATAAGGTGAACATCGTGCCTGTCATCGCCAAGGCTGACACCCTCACGCTGAAGGAACGGGAGCGCTTGAAGAAAAGG ATTCTGGATGAAATTGAAGAACATAGCATCAAAATCTATCACTTACCTGACGCAGAGTCAGATGAAGATGAAGATTTTAAAGAGCAGACCAGGCTTCTCAAG GCCAGCATCCCATTTTCGGTGGTCGGATCCAACCAGTTGATTGAAGCCAAAGGCAAGAAGGTCCGAGGCCGCCTCTACCCGTGGGGGGTCGTGGAGGTGGAGAACCCAGAGCACAACGACTTCCTGAAGCTGAGGACCATGCTCAT AACTCATATGCAGGATCTCCAGGAGGTGACCCAGGACCTCCACTACGAGAACTTCCGCTCTGAGAGGCTCAAGAGAGGCGGCAG AAAAGTAGAGAATGAGGACATGAACAAAGACCAGATCTTGCTGGAAAAGGAAGCTGAA CTTCGCCGCATGCAGGAGATGATCGCAAGGATGCAAGCTCAGATGCAAATGCAGATGCAGGCGGGGGACGGTGACGGCGGTGTGCACGGGCACCACGTGTGA
- the SEPTIN2 gene encoding septin-2 isoform X2 codes for MSKQQPAQFINPETPGYVGFANLPNQVHRKSVKKGFEFTLMVVGESGLGKSTLINSLFLTDLYPERVIPGAAEKIERTVQIEASTVEIEERGVKLRLTVVDTPGYGDAINCRDCFKTIISYIDEQFERYLHDESGLNRRHIIDNRVHCCFYFISPFGHGLKPLDVAFMKAIHNKVNIVPVIAKADTLTLKERERLKKRILDEIEEHSIKIYHLPDAESDEDEDFKEQTRLLKASIPFSVVGSNQLIEAKGKKVRGRLYPWGVVEVENPEHNDFLKLRTMLITHMQDLQEVTQDLHYENFRSERLKRGGRKVENEDMNKDQILLEKEAELRRMQEMIARMQAQMQMQMQAGDGDGGVHGHHV; via the exons ATGTCTAAG CAGCAGCCAGCTCAGTTCATAAATCCAGAAACACCTGGCTATGTTGGATTTGCCAATCTTCCTAATCAAGTTCACcgaaagtcagtgaaaaaaggtTTCGAGTTCACACTAATGGTTGTTG GTGAATCTGGACTGGGAAAGTCGACACTCATAAACAGCCTGTTCCTGACCGACCTCTACCCAGAAAGAGTCATACCTGGAGCTGCAG AAAAAATTGAGAGAACTGTCCAAATCGAGGCCTCCACCGTGGAGATTGAAGAGCGAGGGGTCAAGCTGCGACTCACAGTAGTGGACACGCCCGGCTACGGCGACGCCATCAACTGCCGAGACTG TTTTAAGACCATCATCTCCTACATCGACGAGCAGTTTGAACGGTACCTGCACGATGAGAGCGGCTTGAACAGACGGCATATCATCGACAACAGGGTTCACTGCTGCTTCTACTTCATCTCCCCTTTCGGACACGG ACTGAAGCCCTTGGATGTTGCATTCATGAAGGCGATTCACAATAAGGTGAACATCGTGCCTGTCATCGCCAAGGCTGACACCCTCACGCTGAAGGAACGGGAGCGCTTGAAGAAAAGG ATTCTGGATGAAATTGAAGAACATAGCATCAAAATCTATCACTTACCTGACGCAGAGTCAGATGAAGATGAAGATTTTAAAGAGCAGACCAGGCTTCTCAAG GCCAGCATCCCATTTTCGGTGGTCGGATCCAACCAGTTGATTGAAGCCAAAGGCAAGAAGGTCCGAGGCCGCCTCTACCCGTGGGGGGTCGTGGAGGTGGAGAACCCAGAGCACAACGACTTCCTGAAGCTGAGGACCATGCTCAT AACTCATATGCAGGATCTCCAGGAGGTGACCCAGGACCTCCACTACGAGAACTTCCGCTCTGAGAGGCTCAAGAGAGGCGGCAG AAAAGTAGAGAATGAGGACATGAACAAAGACCAGATCTTGCTGGAAAAGGAAGCTGAA CTTCGCCGCATGCAGGAGATGATCGCAAGGATGCAAGCTCAGATGCAAATGCAGATGCAGGCGGGGGACGGTGACGGCGGTGTGCACGGGCACCACGTGTGA
- the SEPTIN2 gene encoding septin-2 isoform X1, which translates to MMLPCSWLSPHVVRLFCGARGAAGEMTFSQQQPAQFINPETPGYVGFANLPNQVHRKSVKKGFEFTLMVVGESGLGKSTLINSLFLTDLYPERVIPGAAEKIERTVQIEASTVEIEERGVKLRLTVVDTPGYGDAINCRDCFKTIISYIDEQFERYLHDESGLNRRHIIDNRVHCCFYFISPFGHGLKPLDVAFMKAIHNKVNIVPVIAKADTLTLKERERLKKRILDEIEEHSIKIYHLPDAESDEDEDFKEQTRLLKASIPFSVVGSNQLIEAKGKKVRGRLYPWGVVEVENPEHNDFLKLRTMLITHMQDLQEVTQDLHYENFRSERLKRGGRKVENEDMNKDQILLEKEAELRRMQEMIARMQAQMQMQMQAGDGDGGVHGHHV; encoded by the exons ATGATGCTTCCGTGTAGTTGGTTGTCCCCTCACGTGGTGAGGCTGTTCTGTGGAGCCAGGGGTGCAGCAGGAGAGATGACATTTTCACAG CAGCAGCCAGCTCAGTTCATAAATCCAGAAACACCTGGCTATGTTGGATTTGCCAATCTTCCTAATCAAGTTCACcgaaagtcagtgaaaaaaggtTTCGAGTTCACACTAATGGTTGTTG GTGAATCTGGACTGGGAAAGTCGACACTCATAAACAGCCTGTTCCTGACCGACCTCTACCCAGAAAGAGTCATACCTGGAGCTGCAG AAAAAATTGAGAGAACTGTCCAAATCGAGGCCTCCACCGTGGAGATTGAAGAGCGAGGGGTCAAGCTGCGACTCACAGTAGTGGACACGCCCGGCTACGGCGACGCCATCAACTGCCGAGACTG TTTTAAGACCATCATCTCCTACATCGACGAGCAGTTTGAACGGTACCTGCACGATGAGAGCGGCTTGAACAGACGGCATATCATCGACAACAGGGTTCACTGCTGCTTCTACTTCATCTCCCCTTTCGGACACGG ACTGAAGCCCTTGGATGTTGCATTCATGAAGGCGATTCACAATAAGGTGAACATCGTGCCTGTCATCGCCAAGGCTGACACCCTCACGCTGAAGGAACGGGAGCGCTTGAAGAAAAGG ATTCTGGATGAAATTGAAGAACATAGCATCAAAATCTATCACTTACCTGACGCAGAGTCAGATGAAGATGAAGATTTTAAAGAGCAGACCAGGCTTCTCAAG GCCAGCATCCCATTTTCGGTGGTCGGATCCAACCAGTTGATTGAAGCCAAAGGCAAGAAGGTCCGAGGCCGCCTCTACCCGTGGGGGGTCGTGGAGGTGGAGAACCCAGAGCACAACGACTTCCTGAAGCTGAGGACCATGCTCAT AACTCATATGCAGGATCTCCAGGAGGTGACCCAGGACCTCCACTACGAGAACTTCCGCTCTGAGAGGCTCAAGAGAGGCGGCAG AAAAGTAGAGAATGAGGACATGAACAAAGACCAGATCTTGCTGGAAAAGGAAGCTGAA CTTCGCCGCATGCAGGAGATGATCGCAAGGATGCAAGCTCAGATGCAAATGCAGATGCAGGCGGGGGACGGTGACGGCGGTGTGCACGGGCACCACGTGTGA